In a single window of the Pelagibacterium sp. 26DY04 genome:
- a CDS encoding manganese catalase family protein, which produces MFHHSAKLQYEVRVDKPNPQFARHLQQAIGGIEGEIRVAMQYFFQAMGARGDAKYRDLLMMTATEELSHIEFLGHAVALNLEGAPLSLQEEAAQDPVVNAILAGTNPRHILSSGLSAMPVNANGVPFDMSHVYATGNIGADMLANATAEAGGRVLASRLYNMTDDPGMKDMLSFLIARDTMHQQQWLAVIEELGGLEKQLPIPNSTPTEHEATAHSYYFLNTSIDEPTPEGRWTSGPSLDGRSEFSVVENVEPLGQQPSLGKARPNSGAQNEQL; this is translated from the coding sequence ATGTTTCACCATTCGGCAAAGCTGCAATACGAAGTGCGCGTGGATAAGCCCAATCCGCAATTTGCCCGCCATCTGCAGCAGGCAATCGGGGGCATCGAGGGCGAGATCCGCGTCGCCATGCAGTATTTCTTCCAGGCCATGGGCGCGCGGGGCGATGCCAAATATCGCGACCTGCTGATGATGACCGCCACCGAGGAACTGTCCCATATCGAATTTCTCGGCCATGCCGTGGCCCTCAACCTCGAGGGCGCGCCGCTCTCGCTGCAGGAGGAAGCCGCCCAGGACCCGGTGGTCAATGCGATTCTCGCCGGCACCAATCCGCGCCACATCCTCTCGTCCGGGCTTTCGGCCATGCCGGTCAACGCCAACGGCGTGCCGTTCGACATGAGCCATGTCTACGCCACGGGAAATATCGGCGCCGACATGCTGGCCAATGCCACCGCCGAAGCCGGCGGTCGCGTTCTGGCCTCGCGGCTCTACAACATGACCGACGACCCCGGCATGAAGGACATGCTGAGCTTCCTCATCGCCCGCGACACCATGCATCAGCAGCAATGGCTGGCGGTGATCGAGGAATTGGGCGGGCTCGAAAAGCAGCTTCCGATCCCCAATTCCACGCCCACCGAGCACGAGGCGACCGCGCACTCCTATTATTTCCTCAACACCTCGATCGACGAACCCACCCCCGAAGGCCGCTGGACCTCGGGCCCCTCCCTGGACGGACGCTCGGAATTCTCGGTCGTGGAAAATGTCGAACCCCTGGGCCAACAGCCAAGCCTGGGCAAGGCCCGCCCCAATTCCGGCGCCCAGAACGAGCAGCTGTAA
- a CDS encoding tyrosine-type recombinase/integrase yields the protein MSKEKLTKRTVDKLTGRDKDYIVFDNDLPGFGVRVMPSGHRYFLIQYRRHGRTRRVMIGQFGPITADEARREALRMLGSVRGGDGDPAAARDRERQSLTMVALGERFLKEHVAVRCKPSTQYEYKRSVELFINPFFGKQRVRSVTTADVAELHGGMSHIPYQANRTVGVLSKMMNLAEVWGVRDKHSNPCDDVAHFPERKRTRFLSGNELARLGKVLIQVEQDGSESAHAVAAFRLLLLTGCRLSEIQKLKWAWVDLDEMEIRLPDSKTGAKSVYLGEAAIDVFKKVPKAAGNPFVIVGKRPGAYLTDMQRPWRRIRKLAELEDVRIHDLRHTFASGGLVVGEGLSMIGKLLGHTQIQTTARYAHLANDPIKAAATKIASRLAEALG from the coding sequence ATGTCCAAGGAAAAGCTGACGAAGCGGACGGTCGATAAGCTGACCGGGCGCGACAAGGACTATATCGTCTTCGACAACGATCTGCCAGGTTTCGGCGTTCGGGTCATGCCCAGCGGCCACCGCTACTTCCTGATTCAATATCGGCGTCACGGCCGCACCCGTCGCGTGATGATCGGCCAATTCGGGCCGATCACCGCGGATGAGGCGCGGAGGGAGGCGCTGCGCATGCTCGGCAGTGTTCGGGGCGGCGACGGCGATCCTGCGGCGGCGCGTGATCGGGAGCGCCAGTCTTTGACGATGGTAGCGCTCGGCGAGCGATTCCTGAAAGAGCACGTCGCCGTACGGTGCAAGCCATCGACGCAATATGAATACAAGCGCTCGGTCGAGCTGTTCATCAACCCCTTCTTTGGCAAGCAGCGTGTGCGCAGCGTCACGACGGCCGATGTGGCGGAGTTGCATGGCGGCATGTCGCACATTCCCTACCAGGCCAACCGCACCGTGGGAGTGCTCTCCAAAATGATGAACCTCGCTGAGGTCTGGGGCGTCCGCGACAAGCACTCCAACCCATGCGACGACGTTGCCCATTTCCCCGAGCGCAAGCGAACCCGCTTCCTGTCCGGGAACGAATTGGCGCGGCTCGGTAAGGTGCTCATTCAGGTCGAGCAGGACGGGTCCGAAAGCGCGCATGCCGTCGCAGCGTTTCGCCTCTTGCTCCTGACGGGCTGCCGCCTTTCGGAGATCCAGAAGCTGAAATGGGCCTGGGTCGATCTCGATGAGATGGAGATCCGGCTTCCTGACAGCAAGACCGGAGCGAAGTCGGTCTATCTGGGCGAGGCCGCAATCGACGTGTTCAAGAAGGTGCCGAAGGCGGCCGGCAACCCCTTCGTCATCGTCGGCAAGAGGCCCGGCGCGTATCTCACAGACATGCAGCGGCCTTGGCGACGCATACGCAAGCTGGCCGAGCTCGAGGATGTCCGCATCCACGATCTGCGCCACACCTTCGCGTCCGGCGGCTTGGTCGTGGGCGAGGGTCTTTCGATGATCGGGAAGCTATTAGGCCATACGCAGATACAAACGACGGCGCGGTACGCGCATTTGGCGAATGACCCGATCAAGGCCGCCGCGACCAAGATCGCAAGCCGCCTCGCCGAGGCGCTTGGGTGA
- a CDS encoding DUF1778 domain-containing protein, which yields MPPIAERKDHPLSMRLPETDIAIIDRAATLRGRSRTDFVREAAVRAAEDVLMEAAPIRMSPEGFDAFLDALSGPATAIPEMVELLRRPSPWEQDEAKSGE from the coding sequence ATGCCACCCATTGCTGAACGCAAGGATCATCCGCTTTCAATGCGCCTACCAGAGACGGACATCGCCATCATTGATCGCGCCGCGACGCTGCGCGGGCGTTCGCGCACGGATTTCGTGCGGGAGGCAGCCGTGCGCGCGGCGGAGGATGTGCTTATGGAGGCGGCGCCGATCCGCATGAGCCCCGAGGGCTTCGATGCGTTCCTCGATGCCCTTTCCGGCCCCGCTACGGCGATTCCCGAGATGGTGGAGCTGCTGCGTCGTCCCTCGCCCTGGGAACAAGACGAAGCCAAGTCCGGGGAATGA
- a CDS encoding GNAT family N-acetyltransferase, giving the protein MPLSSPEPLNSSHDVSGFSCGKPALDRWLTTRALSNQEKGFTAVIVVHENKRVVGYYGLAPTAIVPSRLPRSIRTGQPPDPVPCLLLGQFATDEGWRGRGIGTGLVKHALQRCVAAASLIGGRALIVNAVDSDAAAFWSRRGFIPSKDDPLVLFHAISNVAASIAAAGS; this is encoded by the coding sequence TTGCCGCTTTCCAGCCCCGAACCGCTCAATTCATCGCATGACGTATCGGGATTTTCCTGTGGCAAGCCAGCGCTGGATCGGTGGCTGACGACACGGGCCTTGTCGAACCAGGAAAAGGGGTTCACGGCGGTCATCGTCGTGCATGAGAACAAGCGGGTCGTCGGTTACTATGGCCTGGCACCGACGGCCATCGTGCCGTCGCGGCTCCCTCGTTCCATTCGCACCGGCCAGCCTCCCGACCCTGTGCCCTGTCTGCTGCTCGGCCAGTTCGCAACTGATGAAGGTTGGCGTGGCCGGGGCATCGGGACCGGACTCGTCAAGCACGCGCTTCAGCGCTGTGTCGCGGCGGCGTCGCTTATCGGAGGACGTGCGTTGATCGTCAACGCGGTCGATAGCGATGCGGCCGCCTTCTGGTCGCGGCGAGGATTCATCCCCTCAAAGGATGATCCGTTGGTCCTCTTCCACGCGATTTCGAATGTTGCTGCATCAATCGCCGCAGCGGGGTCTTGA
- a CDS encoding DUF2274 domain-containing protein — MSKLKLGPIVDEKPVKLTVELPAAVHRDLVAYAEVLGRETGQDVPEPAKLIGPMIQKFMATDRAFARARR, encoded by the coding sequence GTGAGCAAGCTCAAGCTCGGCCCTATCGTTGACGAGAAGCCCGTCAAGCTCACCGTAGAACTGCCCGCCGCCGTGCATCGCGATCTGGTCGCCTATGCCGAAGTCCTGGGGCGCGAAACAGGTCAGGACGTCCCTGAACCGGCAAAGCTCATTGGTCCGATGATCCAGAAGTTCATGGCTACGGACCGAGCGTTTGCGAGGGCGAGAAGGTAA
- a CDS encoding TrbI/VirB10 family protein, translated as MSDAPDIRAELRLQPEKPRVTRLSRRVIIGLAGVSGVAVLGALIWALDTNRRSTDPGQELFNIDNRPTAEGLNTLPSDYAGIPQLGPALPGDLGRAILETQDRGQPVVVPSFQPPEIESEEQARLAEIESARLSQLFVGANTAVPTQSLPSLPQLTMPDLIAPVAAASPLPLDAGAARNMQDRKLDFLTGEVDTRAVSDQQLMLPASPYLVQAGAIIPAALITGIRSDLPGQITAQVTSPVYDTPTGRYLLIPQGARLIGRYDSQIAFGQSRVLLVWDRLILPNGRSILLDNQPGTDTMGFAGLEDEVDFHWGRIFQAAALSTLLGIGTNLGSSGEESEIAAAIRESAQGAAQDVGQQIVQRQINIQPTLTIRPGFPVRILVNRDLVLEPYQG; from the coding sequence ATGAGCGATGCGCCGGATATCCGCGCGGAGCTGCGCCTTCAACCCGAGAAGCCGAGGGTCACGCGGCTCTCTCGCCGCGTCATCATCGGCCTTGCCGGCGTTTCGGGCGTTGCAGTGCTCGGCGCGCTGATCTGGGCGCTCGACACCAACCGACGCAGCACCGATCCGGGGCAGGAGCTTTTTAACATAGACAATCGCCCGACCGCCGAGGGGTTGAATACGCTGCCCTCCGACTATGCAGGCATTCCCCAGCTCGGCCCGGCGCTGCCCGGCGATCTCGGCCGCGCCATCCTTGAAACCCAGGACCGCGGCCAGCCCGTCGTGGTGCCGTCTTTCCAGCCTCCAGAGATTGAAAGCGAGGAGCAGGCGCGCCTTGCCGAGATCGAATCCGCGCGGCTGAGCCAATTGTTCGTCGGCGCCAATACCGCCGTCCCGACGCAGAGCCTGCCATCGCTGCCGCAGCTCACCATGCCCGATCTGATCGCGCCGGTCGCCGCGGCGTCCCCGCTGCCGCTCGACGCCGGCGCCGCCCGGAACATGCAGGACCGCAAGCTCGATTTCCTCACCGGCGAGGTCGATACGCGCGCCGTCAGCGACCAGCAGCTCATGTTGCCCGCATCGCCCTATCTCGTACAGGCCGGGGCGATCATACCGGCGGCGCTCATCACCGGCATCCGCTCGGACCTCCCAGGGCAAATCACGGCCCAGGTGACGAGCCCGGTCTATGACACGCCGACCGGGCGATACCTGCTCATCCCGCAGGGCGCCCGCCTAATCGGCCGGTACGATAGCCAGATTGCCTTCGGCCAGTCCCGCGTTCTCTTGGTCTGGGATCGGCTGATCCTGCCCAATGGGCGCTCGATCCTGCTCGACAACCAGCCCGGCACCGACACGATGGGCTTTGCCGGGCTCGAGGACGAGGTGGACTTTCATTGGGGCCGCATCTTCCAGGCTGCTGCTCTCTCGACGCTGCTCGGGATCGGTACGAACCTCGGATCGTCGGGCGAAGAGAGTGAAATCGCTGCCGCCATCCGCGAGAGCGCCCAGGGTGCGGCGCAGGACGTCGGCCAGCAGATCGTGCAGCGTCAGATCAACATTCAGCCGACCTTGACGATCCGGCCCGGCTTTCCGGTTCGGATTCTGGTCAACCGCGATCTCGTGCTTGAACCCTATCAGGGATAA
- the trbG gene encoding P-type conjugative transfer protein TrbG, producing MTIANASRLKKSAPLPTVFALTLALTGCATNRTYIPPEIDYDDMAPAVLTVDPPAPVQVVELPTPLPLPGQLRPLDGEREPDNRDPADRVLDANEEARMEPTQDGYINAVQVYPYSAGALYQVYAAPGQVTDIALQPGESLVGAGPVALGDTVRWIVGDTESGAGDARQIHILVKPTRPDIRTNLIINTDRRTYLVELNSAETAYMAQVSWQYPQDQLIALRQQNTQAQAQTPIAEGVDIASLNFRYAIEGDSAPWRPLRAFDDSQRVYIEFPSGIAQGDLPPLFTIGPAGGTDLVNYRVRENYMIVDRLFAAAELRLGDGNSQRIVRIVRTDGRRP from the coding sequence ATGACTATCGCAAACGCCTCTCGCCTCAAAAAATCCGCTCCCCTGCCGACTGTTTTTGCCCTTACCCTGGCACTGACGGGCTGCGCCACAAACCGCACCTACATCCCGCCGGAGATCGACTATGATGACATGGCCCCGGCAGTGCTCACTGTCGATCCGCCAGCGCCCGTGCAAGTGGTCGAGCTGCCGACGCCGTTGCCGCTGCCGGGTCAGCTTCGCCCTCTCGATGGGGAACGCGAGCCCGATAATCGTGATCCGGCCGATCGTGTACTCGACGCCAATGAGGAAGCGCGGATGGAGCCGACCCAGGACGGTTACATCAACGCCGTGCAGGTCTATCCATACTCGGCTGGCGCGCTCTATCAGGTGTACGCTGCCCCCGGCCAAGTTACAGATATCGCCTTGCAGCCTGGCGAATCCCTGGTCGGCGCTGGCCCCGTTGCCCTTGGCGATACCGTGCGCTGGATAGTCGGGGACACCGAGAGCGGAGCTGGGGACGCAAGGCAAATCCATATTCTCGTGAAACCCACAAGGCCCGATATTCGGACCAATCTGATCATCAACACCGACCGCCGCACCTATCTGGTCGAGCTCAATTCGGCTGAAACCGCCTACATGGCGCAGGTGTCGTGGCAATATCCCCAAGATCAACTCATCGCCCTGCGCCAGCAGAATACCCAGGCACAGGCCCAGACGCCGATCGCCGAGGGCGTCGATATCGCCAGCCTCAACTTCCGCTACGCCATCGAGGGCGACAGCGCGCCGTGGCGACCGCTGCGCGCCTTCGACGACAGCCAAAGGGTGTATATTGAGTTTCCGTCCGGCATCGCGCAAGGAGACTTGCCGCCGCTGTTCACCATCGGCCCGGCCGGTGGCACCGATCTGGTCAATTACCGGGTGCGCGAAAACTACATGATCGTCGACCGGCTGTTCGCGGCCGCCGAGTTGCGTCTTGGCGACGGCAACAGTCAGCGCATCGTCCGCATCGTGCGCACCGATGGGCGGCGGCCATGA
- the trbF gene encoding conjugal transfer protein TrbF encodes MSLFRRPQSHYGETPEPETPYQKAGQVWDERLGTFRVQAKNWRLMAFGCLLLTLGFAAALVWQSTRGTVVPWVVEVDQHGEARTVAPAIADYNPTDAQIASHLARFIEQVRSISADAVVVRENWLDAYNYTTDRGAMALNDFARSSNPFERVGREQVAVEVSSVIRASESSFRIAWTERLYENGQLARTERWTAILTTVIRQPRTADALRANPLGLYVNAINWSRELGQ; translated from the coding sequence ATATCGCTCTTCCGACGTCCCCAATCCCATTACGGCGAAACGCCCGAACCTGAGACACCATATCAAAAGGCCGGCCAGGTCTGGGACGAGCGGCTCGGCACCTTCCGCGTGCAGGCCAAGAATTGGAGACTGATGGCATTTGGATGCCTGTTGCTCACCCTCGGCTTTGCCGCTGCGCTGGTCTGGCAATCAACGCGCGGCACCGTTGTGCCCTGGGTGGTCGAGGTTGACCAACACGGCGAGGCCCGCACCGTCGCGCCCGCCATCGCCGACTATAATCCCACCGACGCGCAGATCGCTTCGCATTTGGCGCGATTTATCGAGCAGGTCCGCTCGATCTCGGCCGACGCCGTGGTCGTACGGGAAAACTGGCTCGACGCTTACAACTATACCACCGATCGTGGCGCCATGGCGCTCAATGACTTCGCCCGCTCGAGCAATCCCTTCGAGCGCGTCGGCCGCGAGCAGGTCGCCGTCGAGGTGTCGAGCGTCATACGTGCCTCGGAGAGTTCATTCCGCATCGCTTGGACCGAGCGCCTTTACGAGAATGGTCAGCTTGCTCGCACCGAACGCTGGACCGCCATCCTCACTACGGTCATTCGCCAGCCCCGCACCGCCGATGCCCTGCGCGCCAACCCACTGGGCCTTTACGTCAACGCCATCAACTGGTCGAGGGAACTCGGACAATGA
- the trbL gene encoding P-type conjugative transfer protein TrbL, with the protein MNNTGVIDRFLDTFTTYIDSGFGLLGGEVAFLTATLIVIDITLAGLFWAWGADEDVIQRLARKTLYIGFFAFIIGNFNSLAQIVFQSFSGLGLLAGGSQITPDQLLRPGAIAQTGLDAAQPLLDSASQLLGFPAVFFNLVQIVVLLMAWIIVLIAFFVLSVQVFVTLIEFKLTTLAGFILIPFALFNKTAFLAEKVLGNIVASGVKILVLAVIVGIGSGLFGEFTQGFGGDQPTITDAMALVLSALALMGLSIFGPGIATGLVSGAPQLGAGSAVGTGLAVAGIGAAGFMGGRALAGAVPGAARGAATVGGAASTAYSIGAETTGKTGSAAIPAGAGGMIGAGSALAGQGLRAMERRALGALRTSADTGANAVRRAAGQTVPDGAGFVDSGGSQSSSQPEWAARMRRSQTMSQGATTAAHVIRSGDQGGGGSSVSLQQDDRR; encoded by the coding sequence ATGAATAACACCGGCGTCATCGATCGCTTCCTCGACACGTTCACGACCTACATCGACAGCGGGTTCGGCCTGCTAGGTGGGGAGGTCGCGTTTCTCACCGCAACTCTGATCGTGATCGACATCACGCTCGCCGGACTGTTCTGGGCTTGGGGCGCCGACGAGGACGTCATCCAGCGCCTAGCGCGCAAGACTCTCTATATCGGGTTTTTCGCCTTCATCATCGGCAACTTCAACAGCCTTGCCCAGATCGTCTTCCAGAGCTTTTCCGGGCTCGGGCTCCTGGCGGGCGGTTCGCAGATCACCCCCGACCAGCTCCTGCGGCCCGGTGCCATTGCCCAGACCGGCCTCGACGCCGCGCAACCGCTGCTCGACTCCGCGAGCCAACTCCTCGGCTTTCCTGCCGTCTTTTTCAATCTCGTGCAGATCGTCGTGTTGCTCATGGCCTGGATCATCGTGCTCATCGCCTTCTTCGTTCTCAGCGTGCAGGTATTTGTCACCCTGATCGAGTTCAAATTGACGACCCTGGCTGGGTTCATTCTCATCCCTTTCGCGCTGTTCAACAAAACAGCCTTCCTCGCCGAAAAAGTCTTAGGCAACATCGTTGCCTCGGGCGTCAAAATCCTCGTCTTGGCGGTCATCGTCGGCATCGGCTCGGGCCTTTTCGGCGAGTTCACGCAAGGGTTCGGTGGCGACCAGCCCACCATCACCGATGCTATGGCGCTGGTCCTTTCCGCACTCGCCCTGATGGGCCTTTCCATTTTCGGCCCGGGCATCGCTACCGGCCTTGTCTCGGGCGCCCCGCAGCTCGGTGCGGGATCGGCCGTCGGCACAGGCCTCGCCGTGGCCGGCATCGGCGCCGCCGGCTTCATGGGCGGCCGCGCGCTTGCCGGCGCCGTTCCGGGTGCTGCGCGCGGAGCCGCGACGGTCGGGGGCGCAGCATCCACTGCCTATTCCATAGGCGCTGAAACTACCGGCAAAACCGGTAGCGCAGCAATTCCCGCTGGTGCAGGCGGCATGATCGGCGCGGGCAGCGCGCTCGCTGGCCAAGGTCTACGAGCGATGGAGCGACGGGCTCTTGGCGCCCTGCGCACGAGTGCTGACACCGGCGCTAACGCGGTGCGCCGAGCCGCCGGACAGACTGTTCCCGACGGTGCCGGTTTCGTCGACTCCGGCGGTAGCCAGTCGTCCTCACAACCCGAATGGGCCGCTCGTATGCGCAGATCCCAGACCATGAGCCAGGGCGCCACTACTGCAGCCCATGTTATCCGGTCCGGCGATCAGGGCGGTGGCGGCTCTTCCGTTTCCCTCCAGCAGGACGACCGCCGATGA
- the trbK-alt gene encoding putative entry exclusion protein TrbK-alt: MRLHPGDSTFAQLVLIVGFVTGIAVATLIMHERAAEQSIEGELARSLPAAGDPELIRCRDLGTAAAEDESCLAAWSEEQRRFFGTPQTPQSVPPALPPAGGTEEEAVDAQAVGMEAQ; this comes from the coding sequence ATGCGCCTACACCCCGGAGACAGCACGTTCGCACAGCTGGTTCTCATCGTCGGTTTCGTCACAGGCATCGCCGTGGCGACTCTGATCATGCACGAGCGCGCGGCAGAGCAGAGCATCGAGGGCGAGCTAGCCCGTTCATTGCCTGCTGCCGGTGATCCCGAGCTGATCCGCTGCCGCGACCTCGGCACAGCGGCGGCCGAGGACGAAAGCTGTCTTGCGGCCTGGTCCGAGGAGCAGCGCCGCTTCTTCGGGACACCCCAGACACCGCAATCGGTTCCGCCCGCTCTGCCCCCTGCCGGCGGGACCGAAGAGGAAGCGGTTGATGCACAAGCCGTAGGGATGGAGGCCCAATGA
- the trbJ gene encoding P-type conjugative transfer protein TrbJ, which translates to MTDDPRIVTTARGTRALLPETEGHDTLDIPALDAALTLDIAAHKRRRRIDGIRSVLLRAGAIAALVAATAGSIAILAPAPAHAFIFGPSIVFDPTNYGENVLSAARALEQINNQILSLQNEAQILINQARNLTALPTSLLSDIQANHTRMQMLLRQAERLAYDVQSIEQAFQQSYSGFAAGQTDAQLVDLARSRWQDSVQAFEHALQVGAGAVGNIEDRQSQTGRLVDASQSAVGALQAVQAGNQLIAVQSAQLADLTALLAAQGRADAIEQARHAAEYEQAQEQFSRFMSGTPYQPQPVRMFGN; encoded by the coding sequence ATGACCGATGACCCCCGCATCGTCACGACCGCGCGCGGGACGCGCGCGCTGCTGCCCGAGACGGAAGGGCACGACACACTCGACATTCCCGCGCTCGACGCGGCCCTGACGCTCGACATCGCCGCTCATAAGCGCCGCCGCCGTATCGACGGCATCCGGTCAGTCCTGCTTCGTGCCGGGGCGATCGCCGCCCTTGTTGCCGCGACCGCCGGGAGCATCGCTATCCTCGCGCCTGCACCGGCCCACGCCTTCATCTTCGGCCCAAGCATCGTCTTCGATCCGACCAACTACGGCGAGAACGTCCTGTCTGCCGCCCGTGCCCTCGAACAAATCAACAATCAGATCCTGAGCCTTCAGAACGAAGCGCAGATTTTGATCAACCAGGCGCGGAACCTGACCGCATTGCCGACCTCGCTGCTCTCGGACATCCAGGCCAACCACACCCGCATGCAAATGTTGCTGCGTCAGGCCGAACGGCTCGCCTATGATGTGCAGTCCATCGAACAGGCATTCCAGCAATCCTATTCCGGCTTCGCTGCCGGTCAGACCGATGCGCAACTCGTGGATCTCGCCCGTTCGCGCTGGCAGGATTCAGTCCAAGCCTTCGAGCATGCCTTGCAGGTCGGCGCCGGCGCCGTCGGCAATATAGAGGATCGCCAGTCCCAAACCGGGCGATTGGTCGATGCCAGCCAGTCGGCGGTCGGCGCCTTGCAGGCTGTCCAGGCCGGCAACCAGCTCATCGCGGTTCAATCGGCGCAGCTCGCCGATCTGACGGCACTCCTCGCCGCGCAGGGAAGGGCGGACGCCATCGAGCAGGCACGGCATGCGGCCGAATACGAGCAAGCTCAGGAGCAGTTCTCGCGCTTCATGTCCGGCACACCCTATCAGCCCCAGCCCGTGCGGATGTTCGGAAACTGA